The proteins below come from a single Cannabis sativa cultivar Pink pepper isolate KNU-18-1 chromosome 3, ASM2916894v1, whole genome shotgun sequence genomic window:
- the LOC115711498 gene encoding transcription initiation factor TFIID subunit 5 — translation MDEENILKFVTEYLKKKGFKQTEHAFQEELHQQLPLLPNSSSSSTSLFDADIAKQLLSFSESEIGPVRYQDGYSKLRSWTYSSLDLYRHELLRVLYPVFIHCYMDLVAKGHIQEARSFFNSFREDHEMMHLRDLQKLEGVLSPSHLEEMEFAHSLRQSKVNIKICQYSYELLLQFLHKSQSTTVLGIINEHINFQVSPGQPSSISDDADAVTLTGNGQDAVSQINQKEIHWGLLEDSLEERLEKTGGLLSDSEKPEGETKESEWEENKKRSADGGKQGSIVKKVKKDKATGATGKATRPETNIVTMAPRVKPELPLPTIPVEVEQSILDDLRNRVQLSGVALPSVSFYTFINAHNGLNCSTISHDGSLVAAGFSDSSLKIWDMEKLGQQSVGSVLQGDDNATPVEFGSNGVKRPYTLFQGHSGPVYSASFSPMGDFILSSSADSTIRLWSTTLNANLVCYKGHNYPVWDVQYSPVGHYFASASHDRTARIWSMERIQPLRIMAGHLSDVDCVQWHANCNYIATGSSDKTVRLWDVQTGDCVRIFIGHRSMVLSLAMSSDGRYMASGDEDGAIMMWDLSSGRCVAPLLGHTSCVWSLAFSGEGSILASGSADCTVKLWDVTTSTKVSKTEEIKSGNTRLRLLKTLPTKSTPVYSLQFSRRNLLFGAGVLSKSV, via the exons ATGGATGAAGAGAACATACTGAAATTCGTGACGGAATATCTGAAGAAGAAAGGGTTCAAGCAAACCGAGCACGCTTTCCAAGAAGAACTTCACCAACAATTGCCTCTACTTCCCAATTCCTCATCATCATCTACTTCACTATTTGATGCCGATATCGCCAAGCAGCTTCTCTCCTTTTCCGA atCGGAGATTGGTCCAGTACGATATCAGGATGGCTACAGCAAATTGAGGTCATGGACTTATAGCTCCCTAGATTTGTACAGG CATGAATTGCTTCGTGTTCTATATCCGGTGTTTATCCATTGCTATATGGATCTAGTCGCAAAGGGTCATATTCAAGAAG CTCGGTCATTTTTCAATAGCTTTCGTGAAGACCATGAAATGATGCACTTACGAGACCTTCAGAAATTGGAGGGAGTTCTCTCTCCATCTCATTTAGAG GAGATGGAGTTTGCTCACTCTCTTAGACAAAGCAAAGTCAATATAAAGATTTGTCAG TATTCCTATGAGCTTCTTCTGCAATTTCTGCACAAGTCTCAATCTACCACTGTACTTGGCATTATCAATGAACACATCAACTTTCAAG TTTCTCCTGGACAGCCCAGCTCAATCTCTGATGATGCGGATGCTGTTACACTGACTGGAAACGGCCAAGATGCTGTCAGTCAGATTAATCAGAAGGAAATACATTGGGGG TTGCTGGAAGATTCTTTGGAAGAACGTTTGGAAAAGACTGGGGGTTTGCTTTCTGATTCTGAAAAGCCAGAAGGAGAAACTAAAGAGTCCGAGTGGGAGGAAAATAAG AAAAGATCAGCAGATGGCGGAAAGCAGGGTTCAATAGTTAAAAAGGTGAAAAAAGATAAGGCAACGGGAGCAACAGGGAAAGCCACTCGCCCTGAGACAAACATTGTAACTATGGCACCAAGAGTCAAACCAGAGCTTCCTTTGCCTACAAT TCCAGTTGAGGTTGAGCAGTCTATACTTGATGACTTAAGAAATCGTGTACAGCTGAGTGGTGTTGCTCTTCCATCTGTTAGTTTCTATACATTCATCAATGCACATAACGG TTTAAACTGTTCAACTATATCCCATGATGGGTCATTGGTTGCTGCTGGATTTTCAGATTCTTCGCTAAag ATTTGGGATATGGAAAAGCTTGGGCAACAGTCTGTTGGTT CTGTTTTGCAGGGTGATGATAATGCAACTCCAGTTGAGTTTGGTTCAAATGGAGTAAAAAGACCATATACCTTATTTCAGGGGCATTCAGGACCAGTTTATTCAGCTTCTTTTAGTCCTATGGGAGATTTTATACTTTCCTCTTCAGCTGATTCAACAA TTCGGTTATGGAGCACTACGCTAAATGCAAATCTTGTTTGCTACAAGGGTCATAATTACCCTGTATGGGATGTACAG TATAGTCCTGTAGGACACTATTTCGCTAGCGCATCACACGACCGGACAGCAAGGATATGGTCTATGGAAAGAATACAACCTTTGCGAATAATGGCGGGGCATTTATCCGATGTTGAT TGTGTGCAATGGCATGCCAACTGCAACTACATTGCCACCGGTTCAAGCGACAAAACAGTTCGACTATGGGATGTCCAGACTGGTGATTGTGTCAGAATATTCATTGGTCACAGGAGCATGGTGTTGTCTTTGGCAATGTCATCCGATGGTCGCTATATGGCTTCTGGTGATGAAGATGGTGCGATCATGATGTGGGATCTTTCCAGCGGCCGATGTGTTGCTCCTTTGTTGGGTCACACTTCTTGTGTGTGGAGTCTTGCTTTTAG CGGTGAAGGTTCAATTCTTGCATCTGGGTCGGCTGATTGCACAGTGAAACTATGGGATGTAACAACAAGCACAAAAGTTTCAAAGACTGAGGAAAT CAAAAGCGGGAATACAAGACTTCGATTGCTGAAAACTCTACCTACGAAATCGACCCCGGTCTACAGTTTGCAG TTTTCTCGGAGAAATCTTTTATTCGGAGCTGGGGTCCTTTCCAAATCAGTATaa
- the LOC133036325 gene encoding WAT1-related protein At2g37460-like — MMMSSSDGKTLFEKAKPFLGVVFLQFGFAGMDVLSKAALNQGMSNYVLVVYRHAVATIIIAPFAIFLDKKVRPKMTLPIFIKLVALSLLEPVIDQNLYFMGMKYTTATFAAAMTNILPAITFVLACILGLEKLNIKSIRTQAKVVGTVATVAGAMVMTLMKGPILHLFWTKATTSGGHHGQGGGGISLANSIKGSLMITIGCFSWACFMVLQAITLKTYPAELSLTAWICLLGTLEGTAVALVMERGNSSVWAIQWDTKLMAAVYSGVVCSGLAYYIQGIIMKDRGPVFVTAFSPLCMVIVAILGAFILAEQMFLGRVIGAAIIIIGLYLVVWGKSKDYKSTTKETLIDDQKQISSEIICSGKDNSHNLQIITVSKSEEGTEQTITTK, encoded by the exons ATGATGATGAGTAGTAGTGATGGCAAAACTTTGTTTGAAAAAGCAAAGCCATTTCTTGGTGTTGTGTTCTTGCAATTCGGTTTTGCAGGAATGGATGTTCTCTCTAAGGCCGCGTTAAATCAAGGAATGAGCAACTATGTCCTCGTTGTCTATCGCCATGCCGTCGCCACCATCATCATTGCTCCTTTCGCAATTTTTCTAGACAA AAAAGTAAGGCCAAAGATGACACTTCCTATCTTCATCAAATTAGTTGCTTTGAGTTTACTTGA ACCAGTTATTGACCAAAACTTGTATTTCATGGGAATGAAATACACAACAGCAACATTTGCAGCAGCTATGACTAATATTCTTCCAGCCATAACTTTTGTTTTGGCTTGCATACTTGG GCTAGAAAAGCTCAACATTAAGTCAATTCGAACACAAGCAAAGGTGGTGGGAACCGTAGCAACGGTTGCAGGGGCTATGGTGATGACTTTGATGAAAGGTCCCATCTTACATCTCTTTTGGACTAAAGCAACAACAAGTGGCGGGCATCACGGGCAAGGCGGCGGCGGGATTAGCCTTGCTAATTCTATCAAGGGCTCACTCATGATCACAATTGGGTGCTTTAGTTGGGCTTGTTTCATGGTTTTGCAg GCAATCACTCTGAAGACATACCCTGCTGAGTTGTCCCTCACAGCATGGATTTGCTTATTAGGCACATTGGAAGGAACTGCTGTGGCTTTGGTTATGGAAAGAGGAAATTCTTCTGTTTGGGCTATTCAATGGGACACAAAATTAATGGCAGCTGTTTACAGT GGTGTGGTGTGTTCTGGATTAGCTTACTATATTCAAGGAATTATAATGAAAGACAGAGGCCCTGTTTTTGTGACAGCTTTTAGTCCCCTTTGCATGGTTATTGTTGCTATCTTGGGGGCTTTCATATTGGCTGAGCAAATGTTTCTCGGAAG GGTAATTGGAGCTGCTATCATAATTATTGGATTGTACCTTGTTGTGTGGGGCAAGAGCAAAGATTACAAGTCTACAACAAAAGAAACTCTTATTGATGACCAAAAACAAATATCATCAGAAATAATTTGTAGTGGAAAAGACAACTCTCACAACCTTCAAATCATTACTGTTAGTAAATCTGAGGAAGGAACAGAACAGACTATTACGACCAAATAA